The Streptomyces hundungensis genome contains the following window.
GATGAACCGTCAGGTGTACGTCACGCGGACGGGGGCGGCGGAGGGTCCGGCCCCCCGCCCGCGCGGAGGCGGTCGGCGGCCGCTCAGCGGCGGTCGTCGCTCCGGGAGCCCGCGTAGGCACGGCGCTTGCGCGCGCTCGACGCGTCCTCCGGGTCCTCCTCGACCTCTCCTTCCCCGGCGGGCTCGTCCTCGTACTCACCCTCGGGTTCCTCTTCGTCCTCGTACTCATCCTCGTACTCACCGTCGGCCTCGTCCTGGTACTCCTCGGGCTCGGCGGCGGGCTCGGGGTCCTCCTCCTGCTCGGCTTCCTGCTCCGGTTCCAGGTCCTGTTCGGGCTCGTCCTCGTCCTCGTCCAGGGGCTCGTCCTCGTCCAGGGCCTCGTCGCGGTCCTCGACGTCGTCGCGGTCCGCGACGTCGTCCGGGTCCTCCTGCTGCCCGGACCCTTCCGGCTCCCGCCCCTCTTCCTCTTCGGCGATCGCGTCCTCGTGGCTGACGACCACCTCGCCGTCCCTGATCTCGCCGCGCCAGCCGCCCTCGGCCTCGCCGCGCAGCGCGATGTGGCGCGCGAAGTTCTTGAGGTCGAGCCGGGCGCGACGGCCCTGGGCGCGCCAGATGTTGCCGGTCTTCTCGAACAGGCCCTTGGGGTAGTACTCCATGACGAGCAGCACGCGCGTGATGTTGTCGCCCAGGGGGTGGAAGGTGACGACGCCCTTGGCGGTTCCCTTGGCGCCCTCGGAGGTCCAGGCGATGCGCGCGTCGGGGACCTGCTCGGTGGTGTGCGCCTTCCAACTGCGGCTGGACCAGAAGACCTTGACCTTCCAGTCCGACGTCGTGTCGTCGGCGACGGTGGCGCTCTTGACGCCCTTGGCGAAGGTGGCGAACGACTGGAACTGGGTCCACTGGTCGTAGGCCTCGCGCACCGGGACGCCCACGTCGACGGACTCCATGATGACGGTCGGCTTGCGTCCCGCGCCGCCCTTCTTCCGCTTGCCGCCGAGCCCCTTGAGCATGTCCTTGGCGTTGTCCTTGAGGTGGGATGCGCCCATCTCGACGGCGGCGCGGACCGGGCCCTTGCCCTCGGCGACCTTGCGGCCGCCTTCAAGGGCCAGCTTGGCGAAGCCGGGGCTGCGGCCTTCGGCTATGTCGTTGAGCTTGACGGTGGTATCGCCGAGCTTGTGGCCGACGCCCGTCAGGAGCCGCTCGCCCTGGGCGAGCAGATAGCCCTGGAGCTCCTGCTTCAGGCGGTCGGCCGCCGGGCTCTGCATGAGCGGGTTCTTCGACTCAGCCACGGTCGCCACCGCCCTGGCCACCACGACGGCTCGCCGTCTTCTTCGCCGGCGCCCGCTTGGCCGTGCGCTGCACGGACTTGGTCGCCTTCTTGGCCGAAGTGGCCTTGGACGACGCGGACTTGGCGGTGGCGCGGCCGGTCGAGCGAGGCTTCGCGTCCTCGGACTCCTCGTCCCGCTTCGACGTCCCGCTTCCGCTGGAGCTACGACTCGTGCTGCGGCCCGTACCGCGGCCGCTGCTCCTGCCCGAGCCACGGCCCGACGAGGACCCGCCGGACGAGGACTTGGGAGAAGACTTGGCCGAGC
Protein-coding sequences here:
- a CDS encoding SRPBCC family protein, whose amino-acid sequence is MQSPAADRLKQELQGYLLAQGERLLTGVGHKLGDTTVKLNDIAEGRSPGFAKLALEGGRKVAEGKGPVRAAVEMGASHLKDNAKDMLKGLGGKRKKGGAGRKPTVIMESVDVGVPVREAYDQWTQFQSFATFAKGVKSATVADDTTSDWKVKVFWSSRSWKAHTTEQVPDARIAWTSEGAKGTAKGVVTFHPLGDNITRVLLVMEYYPKGLFEKTGNIWRAQGRRARLDLKNFARHIALRGEAEGGWRGEIRDGEVVVSHEDAIAEEEEGREPEGSGQQEDPDDVADRDDVEDRDEALDEDEPLDEDEDEPEQDLEPEQEAEQEEDPEPAAEPEEYQDEADGEYEDEYEDEEEPEGEYEDEPAGEGEVEEDPEDASSARKRRAYAGSRSDDRR